A window of the Cutaneotrichosporon cavernicola HIS019 DNA, chromosome: 6 genome harbors these coding sequences:
- a CDS encoding uncharacterized protein (Pfam:AHS1), with protein sequence MTVQHKILIANRGEIALRIQRSADKLGVPTVAIYTLADAATPHVSAAGESYMIGDGTDPRGYLDMEAILDIAKKSQTTMIAPGYGFLSENATFAGMVEDAGIIFLGPTPTQISSMGLKHEAREVAKKAGVPIVPGSEGVVDKLEDAVTIAAEIGYPVIVKASGGGGGMGMTVCRDESEMRANFEATREKGALLFKEPAVFVEKYIERARHIEVQVFGNGRGHVIHAGERECSVQRRHQKIIEEAPCALFATPKGQEVRKAICKAAVELCQVMNYRSAGTVEFVLDDLSDNLDFYFLELNARIQVEHPVTEVIHPGLDLIELMIRQGMQSNGSLPAAELQQEPLLKIDGHAIEVRVYCENPNAGFQPSPGQLFEVRWGDVGPRGRIETWVKSGSLVSPYYDPMVAKLIVWGPTREEAINKAIQCLDETKVVGPHNNIAYCRSILDTKDFRESTVTTTWCSRFKWRPAAVEVVTPGISSTVQDLPGRRVGLGLPRGGPGDMLSFQAANILAGNDRYTEALECTMQGPKLLFHVDSVVAVAGADMKVTINGKEAPQWTTLFIKAGETLSVGMASGGVGLRSYIAVRGGFGNVSEFMGSKSTFTGASLGGYQGRTLLPGDLLEISASTDGPTLTVPPAARTPLSNEWTVPVLANAQWDLEYLDKEGMETLLGSTWTVSTSSNRSGLRLDGPRIKWSRADGGEGGAHPSNVLDQGYAFGSLNVNGDTPVLFAVDSPDMGGFSNVLSMAVGASWKSGQMRPQDTIRFVLVSPAEAAQINKDNDEWLAACTTPKAQPLREITASKDIQDITRSSVLHHVAATKDTPARWIRQCGDEYLIYEVGPMQLIIQDRVRVELWERAMKEANIPGVVYMNACVRSSIVHFNPEKISQADLVKRMADIDNALPAGSDVELDVTIHKFPCVPDDKWTHESIDYYMKTARKEAVYLPSNTQYIADNNGMTLQDVHETLTCTPWLVLAHGFFVMLPFIIPMDPTRRVLGQKYNPSRTKTCEGAIGLAGVIGAIYPIASAGGYQLLGRTLSTWQAWAEKHSILNNFDSIEFYTVTEDEFVDIERQFKAGSWKPETRASKFKMVDYLKFIAEKEAATAEFKQRQAECSTRVAAKEEEMFKAWLAEKEAEAASGKTSANTAEADGEPVISPLSASVWKVLVKEGDIIESDEQHVVELEAMKTSVFIAAGDDMKGKKVSAIVVQHGDAINPGAPLIYLK encoded by the exons ATGACTGTGCAACACAAGATTCTCATTGCCAACCGTGGCGAGATCGCCTTGCGCATCCAGCGCTCGGCGGACAAGCTTGGTGTCCCCACTGTCGCCATCTACACTCTTGCGGATGCGGCGACACCCCACGTCTCCGCAGCCGGCGAGTCGTACATGATCGGCGACGGCACCGACCCCAGGGGGTATCTGGACATGGAGGCGATTCTGGACATTGCCAAGAAGAGCCAGACGACGATGATTGCTCCCGGCTATGGCTTCCTGTCTGAGAACGCG ACGTTCGCAGGTATGGTTGAGGACGCGGGCATCATCTTCCTGGGCCCAACACCCACACAGATCTCAAGCATGGGCCTCAAGCACGAGGCGCGTGAGGtcgccaagaaggcgggTGTGCCGATTGTCCCCGGATCGGAGGGTGTTGTCGACAaactcgaggacgcggttACTATCGCGGCTGAGATTGGATACCCCGTCATCGTCAAGGCCAGtggaggcggtggtggcaTGGGTATGACTGTATGCCGCGACGAATCTGAGATGCGCGCCAACTTTGAGGCGACGCGTGAGAAGGGTGCCCTACTCTTCAAGGAGCCTGCCGTGTTCGTCGAAAAGTACATTGAGCGCGCACGCCACATTGAGGTGCAGGTGTTCGGTAACGGACGTGGACACGTCATCCAcgccggcgagcgcgagtgcaGTGTGCAGCGTCGCCACCAGAAGATCATCGAGGAGGCACCTTGCGCCCTCTTCGCCACTCCCAAGGGCCAGGAGGTCCGCAAAGCTATCTGCAAAGCTGCAGTCGAGCTGTGCCAAGTCATGAACTACCGTTCCGCCGGCACGGTCGAGTTTGTTCTCGATGATCTCTCGGATAACCTCGACTTTTACTTCCTTGAGCTCAACGCCCGTATCCAGGTCGAGCACCCTGTGACCGAGGTGATCCACcccggcctcgacctcatcgAGCTCATGATCCGGCAGGGCATGCAGTCAAATGGCTCGCTTCctgccgccgagctccagCAGGAGCCGCTCCTCAAGATTGACGGACACGCCATCGAAGTGCGTGTGTATTGCGAGAACCCCAACGCCGGCTTCCAGCCCTCGCCTGGCCAGTTGTTCGAGGTTCGCTGGGGCGACGTCGGACCGCGCGGCCGTATCGAGACTTGGGTCAAGAGCGGCTCGCTCGTCTCACCGTATTACGACCCAATGGTCGCAAAGCTCATCGTGTGGGGTCCCAcccgcgaggaggccatTAACAAGGCCATCCAGTGTCTCGACGAGACCAAGGTCGTTGGCCCTCACAACAACATTGCCTACTGCCGCTCTATCCTCGACACCAAGGACTTCCGCGAGTCTACCGTCACAACGACGTGGTGCTCGCGCTTCAAGTGGCGCCCTGCTGCTGTCGAGGTTGTCACCCCAGGAATCTCGTCTACCGTTCAGGACCTTCCGGGCCGTCGTGTCGGTCTCGGCCTGCCTCGTGGCGGTCCAGGTGACATGCTGTCGTTCCAGGCTGCCAACATTCTCGCTGGTAACGACCGCTACaccgaggccctcgagtGCACGATGCAGGGCCCCAAGCTGCTCTTCCACGTCGACTcagtcgtcgccgtcgccggtGCCGACATGAAGGTTACCATTAacggcaaggaggcgccGCAGTGGACGACATTGTTCatcaaggccggcgagaCCCTGTCTGTGGGTATGGCATCCGGTGGCGTCGGCCTGCGCAGCTACATTGCTGTGCGTGGTGGATTTGGCAACGTCTCCGAGTTCATGGGTTCCAAGTCGACGTTCACGGGTGCCTCTCTCGGTGGATACCAGGGCCGTACCCTGCTGCCAggcgacctcctcgagatcTCGGCCTCTACGGATGGCCCGACGCTCACTGTCCCCCCGGCAGCTCGCACTCCACTCTCCAACGAGTGGACTGTTCCcgtgctcgccaacgcTCAGTGGGACCTCGAGTACCTCGACAAGGAAGGCATGGAGACTCTTCTCGGCTCTACGTGGAcggtgtcgacgtcgtcgaacCGCTCCGGTCTTCGCCTCGACGGCCCGCGCATCAAGTGGTCGCGTGCCGAcggtggtgagggtggtGCCCACCCTTccaacgtcctcgaccaggGTTACGCGTTCGGTTCGCTCAACGTCAACGGTGACACGCCAGTGCTCTTTGCTGTCGACTCTCCTGACATGGGCGGTTTCTCCAACGTCCTTTCCATGGCTGTTGGTGCTTCTTGGAAGTCGGGCCAGATGCGTCCTCAGGACACGATCCGTTTCGTCCTTGTATCCCccgccgaggctgcgcaGATCAACAAGGACAACGACGAGTGGCTCGCTGCGTGCACGACGCCCAAGGCGCAGCCACTTCGCGAGATCACCGCTTCCAAGGACATTCAGGACATTACGCGCTCGTCTGTCCTCCACCACGTTGCGGCAACAAAGGACACGCCCGCGCGCTGGATCCGCCAGTGTGGAGACGAGTACCTCATCTACGAGGTCGGTCCGATGCAGCTCATCATCCAGGACCGCGTGCGTGTTGAGCTGTGGGAGCGCGCCATGAAGGAGGCCAACATCCCCGGCGTCGTGTACATGAACGCATGCGTTCGCTCGTCCATTGTCCACTTCAACCCCGAGAAGATCAGCCAGGCAGACTTGGTCAAGCGCATGGCCGACATCGACAACGCCCTTCCGGCGGGTTcggacgtcgagctcgacgtcactATCCACAAGTTCCCCTGCGTGCCCGATGACAAGTGGACGCACGAATCGATCGACTACTACATGAAGACGGCGCGTAAGGAGGCAGTCTACCTCCCGTCCAACACACAGTACATTGCCGACAACAACGGCATGACTCTGCAGGACGTCCACGAGACGCTGACGTGCACGCCTTggcttgtcctcgcccacgGCTTCTTCGTCATGCTTCCTTTCATCATCCCTATGGACCCCACGCGCCGTGTTCTGGGCCAGAAGTACAACCCATCGCGCACCAAGACCTGCGAAGGTGCAATTGGCCTGGCCGGCGTCATCGGCGCCATCTACCCCATCGCCAGTGCTGGCGGATACCAGCTGCTGGGACGGACGCTCTCGACGTGGCAGGCGTGGGCTGAGAAGCACAGCATTCTGAACAACTTTGACTCGATCGAGTTCTACACCGTCACCGAGGATGAGTTTGTCGACATTGAACGCCAGTTCAAGGCTGGGAGCTGGAAGCCCGAGACTCGTGCGTCCAAGTTCAAGATGGTGGACTACCTCAAGTTTatcgccgagaaggaggctgcCACTGCCGAGTTTAAGCAGCGTCAGGCCGAGTGCTCGACCCGCGTGGCCGCAAAGGAAGAAGAGATGTTCAAGGCCTGGctggccgagaaggaggccgaggccgccagCGGCAAGACGTCAGCCAACACGGCCGAGGCAGATGGCGAACCTGTCATCTCACCCCTGTCTGCCAGTGTTTGGAAGGTGCTGGTCAAGGAAGGCGACATTATTGAGAGTGATGAGCaacacgtcgtcgagctcgaggccatgaAGACCAGTGTCTTCATCGCAGCAGGTGACGACATGAAGGGCAAAAAGGTCAGCGCGATCGTCGTCCAGCACGGCGACGCCATCAACCCAGGTGCGCCCCTCATCTATCTCAAGTAG
- a CDS encoding uncharacterized protein (von Willebrand factor (vWF) type A domain), with protein sequence MGIALALAAAGIAFIVVKKMTNKPKPVAYGAQGGYGKPPGYRDQSSGFNPMSSMGGFAGGAIPGMMGGGGGGGGGGQAASFYGAAPGSRDIGSVGYGGAPTPDYNAIVRTLQHCIQEQRIGYFYQDPRAVDAIAQRIVASGAIADISQEWRLTPDIAVDLCKLALFDIVVLCDDSAAMRGEQGGERINDLRATLSKVAYAATLFDDDGIEVRFLNAPFEGNRINSDEAAVQLLDRIIYDGPCALGSALDYKVLQPLVLGPARARALHKPKLIVIITGGTGAVHSEAPNTLNMVISRAAQELSQSVGADAISFQFCQVGNDMQAAQWLGHLDADPAIGGLMDQTGDFDAERDEMMRKTGQQLTPVMWLLKMMLGGIDNSYDSKDE encoded by the exons ATGGGTATCGCTCTTGCTCTTG CCGCTGCAGGCATCGCATTCATCGTCGTCAAGAAGATGACCAacaagcccaagcctgTCGCTTACGGCGCCCAAGGCGGCTACGGCAAGCCACCAGGCTACCGCGACCAGTCGAGCGGCTTCAACCCCATGTCTTCCATGGGCGGCTTCGCCGGTGGAGCAATACCCGGCATgatgggtggtggtggtggtggtggtggtggtggccagGCTGCCTCGTTCTACGGCGCGGCACCCGGCTCGCGCGACATCGGCAGCGTCGGCTACGGTGGTGCCCCCACCCCCGATTACAACGCCATCGTCAGGACACTCCAGCACTGCATCCAGGAGCAGCGCATTGGCTACTTTTACCAGGACCctcgcgccgtcgacgccatcgcccAGCGCATTGTCGCTAGCGGCGCTATCGCCGATATCTCTCAGGAGTGGCGCCTCACCCCAGACATTGCTGTCGATCTCTGCAAGCTCGCACTCTTTGACATTGTCGTTCTCTGCGATGACTCGGCCGCCATGCGTGGTGAGCAGGGCGGTGAGCGTATCAACGACCTCCGCGC CACCCTCTCCAAGGTTGCCTACGCCGCTACCCTctttgacgacgacggtaTCGAGGTCCGCTTCCTCAACGCGCCCTTTGAGGGCAACCGCATCAACTCTGACGAGGCCGCtgtccagctcctcgaccgcatcATCTACGACGGCCCCTGTGCCCTCGGCTCGGCTCTTGACTACAAGGTCCTCCAGCCCCTCGTCCTGGGTCCcgcccgcgctcgcgccctccacaagcccaagctcaTTGTCATCATCACCGGCGGCACCGGTGCGGTGCACTCTGAGGCTCCCAACACTC TCAACATGGTCATTTCGCGCGCTGCCCAGGAGCTCTCGCAGAGTgttggcgccgacgccatctCGTTCCAGTTCTGCCAGGTCGGCAACGACATGCAGGCTGCGCAGTGGCTCGgccacctcgacgcggaCCCGGCCATCGGTGGTCTCATGGACCAGACTGGCGACtttgacgccgagcgcgacgagatgaTGCGCAAGACTGGCCAGCAGCTCACGCCCGTCATGTGGCTGCTCAAGATGATGCTCGGTGGCATCGACAACTCGTACGACTCCAAGGACGAGTAG
- a CDS encoding uncharacterized protein (LamB YcsF), which yields MASNSTPVAQAFKDVGVSLNCDMGEGYYRWRLGPDEDLFPLIDFANIACGMHAGDHATMLRMVRLAKKHGVGIGAHPGLDDVKGFGRRKLDITPEEVYSLALYQLGALKAMVDAEGATLSHVKPHGAFYFILRDDEAACRAFMKAHLSLTPNGPPLPYVGLAGTTHEKVCAELGIPFVPEIFVDIDYSAEKTLLSVPMSNPATVEGISKKMTSILKDYTTIDKQGKPLELPETRGYYTVCLHSDMPTALDNARAARAAVDAAKK from the exons ATGGCCTCGAACAGCACACCCGTCGCGCAGGCGTTCAAGGACGTCGGCGTCTCGCTCAACTGCGACATG GGCGAGGGCTACTACCGCTGGCGCCTTGGCcccgacgaggacctcTTCCCTCTGATCGACTTTGCCAACATTGC TTGCGGCATGCACGCCGGTGACCACGCCACTATGCTGCGCATGGTCAGGCTCGCAAAGAAACACGGTGTCGGTATCGGAGCGCACcccggcctcgacgacgtcaagggTTTCGGTCGGCGCAAGCTTGACATTACGCCCGAGGAAGTCTATTCCCTGGCGCTGTACCAGCTCGGAGCACTCAAGGCGATGGTTGACGCCGAAGGCGCGACGCTTTCACACGTCAAGCCCCACGGCGCATTCTACTTTATCCTtcgtgacgacgaggctgcCTGCCGCGCCTTTATGAAGGCCCACCTGAGCCTCACCCCCAACGGCCCACCTCTTCCCTATGTCGGTCTTGCCGGGACGACACACGAGAAGGTgtgcgccgagctcggcatccCCTTCGTCCCAGAGATCTTTGTCGACATCGACTACTCTGCCGAAAAGAC cctcCTGTCCGTGCCAATGAGCAACCCCGCCACCGTCGAGGGCATTAGCAAAAAGATGACCAGCATCCTCAAGGACTACACCACCATCGACAAGCAGGGCAAGCCGCTGGAACTCCCCGAGACCCGCGGATATTACACCGTGTGCTTGCACTCGGACATGCCGACTGCGCTGGAcaacgcgcgcgcggcccgcgccgccgtcgacgccgccaagaAGTAA